In a genomic window of Taylorella equigenitalis ATCC 35865:
- a CDS encoding vWA domain-containing protein, whose protein sequence is MKKILIAMIISTLGATFAQAAEPLLQDGKKTLYQRVLSTPECSITQTIGQKGKPVPAFSRYYIYEKKSENGAEWLNVGADPYGKTLGWLEESCTIPWNLQMTLTFTNTANRDRLLFFKNKEDLEAVMSAAKPADEYANIKKNLDTDGKSEKIISIEPKEPVDFQKNFYLLPILQGEEVMNNDGFYQRVLEVASVSKKEEKPKEPEPKPDPKAQPSKLTEFKAAVVFVIDSTISMDPYINKTREAVRELYKQIEKDDLLDQVKFGLVAFRSSTEAVPDLEYTSKMYVNPNEVKDGKDFMDKVASLKQAKVSSKEFNEDSYAGINQALNDINWNDFGARYIVLITDAGAIDGNNPLSSTGFGAQQLRQEAQHKGVAIYTLHLKTQAGSKNHQEAESQYNELSFNDYLNKSLYYPVNAGDVNEFSQKVSLLSKALSEQVKLAYTGEMSAGSSMSSESKNTTKPEEASEEDKMVEDSALLGKAMRLAYLGRTNNQKAPSFFKAWISDRDFSKPDIPTAEVRVLLSKEQLSDLSEVVKKISDAATQGLLAPDDMFKQLRSVAAAMGQDPEKIKEGITTKIADLGLLGEYLDGLPYKSQISNIDEETWKNMGSLQQEKFIMDLQKKLRLYAKYNEDSSRWIPLNPDSDPKDHVYPVLLEALP, encoded by the coding sequence ATGAAAAAGATTTTAATCGCAATGATTATTTCCACCTTGGGAGCGACTTTCGCTCAGGCAGCTGAACCCCTACTTCAAGATGGCAAAAAAACTCTTTATCAAAGGGTGCTTTCTACACCAGAGTGCTCTATTACACAAACCATTGGGCAAAAAGGTAAGCCAGTCCCTGCATTTTCTCGCTACTATATTTACGAAAAAAAATCTGAAAATGGTGCCGAATGGCTTAATGTAGGAGCTGACCCATACGGTAAAACTCTTGGGTGGTTAGAGGAATCTTGCACTATCCCATGGAATCTGCAGATGACTCTTACATTTACAAACACTGCTAATCGTGACAGATTACTATTTTTCAAAAACAAAGAGGATCTTGAGGCGGTAATGTCCGCAGCAAAACCTGCAGATGAATATGCAAATATTAAGAAAAATCTTGATACTGATGGCAAATCCGAGAAAATTATTTCCATAGAACCAAAAGAACCAGTAGATTTCCAAAAAAACTTCTATCTTTTGCCTATTTTGCAAGGTGAAGAAGTTATGAACAATGATGGTTTCTATCAAAGGGTTTTAGAGGTCGCTTCTGTAAGTAAAAAAGAAGAAAAACCTAAAGAGCCTGAGCCTAAACCCGATCCGAAGGCACAACCCTCTAAATTAACAGAATTTAAGGCCGCCGTAGTTTTTGTTATCGACTCAACAATATCTATGGACCCATATATTAATAAAACACGCGAAGCTGTTCGTGAACTTTATAAACAAATAGAAAAGGATGATTTGCTAGATCAAGTCAAATTTGGACTAGTCGCATTTAGATCAAGTACTGAAGCTGTTCCAGATCTAGAGTACACATCAAAAATGTACGTGAATCCTAACGAAGTTAAGGATGGCAAAGACTTTATGGATAAAGTAGCCTCCTTAAAACAAGCAAAAGTATCCAGCAAAGAATTTAACGAAGATTCATATGCAGGTATAAATCAGGCTTTAAATGATATAAATTGGAATGACTTTGGGGCTAGGTATATAGTTTTGATTACTGATGCAGGTGCTATTGATGGCAATAACCCCCTCTCTTCTACAGGCTTTGGTGCACAGCAACTTCGCCAAGAAGCTCAACATAAAGGAGTCGCAATTTATACACTTCATCTTAAGACACAAGCCGGATCTAAAAACCATCAAGAAGCAGAATCTCAATATAACGAACTTTCATTTAACGACTATTTGAATAAATCGCTTTACTATCCTGTAAATGCAGGTGATGTAAACGAGTTTTCGCAAAAAGTCTCTCTTCTTTCAAAAGCACTTTCAGAACAAGTTAAGTTAGCCTACACTGGTGAAATGTCAGCTGGAAGCTCCATGTCATCTGAGTCTAAAAATACAACTAAGCCTGAAGAAGCTAGCGAAGAAGATAAAATGGTTGAAGATTCTGCCTTATTAGGTAAGGCGATGAGACTGGCTTATTTGGGACGTACAAACAATCAAAAAGCCCCTTCGTTTTTCAAAGCTTGGATTAGTGATAGAGATTTTTCAAAACCAGATATTCCTACAGCTGAGGTTCGTGTATTGCTAAGCAAAGAGCAACTGAGTGACCTAAGTGAAGTAGTTAAAAAAATATCTGATGCTGCTACCCAAGGATTACTGGCTCCTGATGATATGTTCAAACAGCTTAGATCAGTTGCAGCTGCGATGGGACAAGATCCAGAAAAAATCAAAGAAGGTATTACAACAAAAATCGCTGATTTAGGACTTTTAGGTGAGTATCTTGACGGACTTCCTTATAAAAGCCAAATTTCCAACATAGATGAAGAAACTTGGAAAAATATGGGTAGCCTTCAACAAGAAAAATTCATAATGGATTTACAAAAAAAACTAAGGCTTTACGCTAAGTACAATGAGGATTCGAGTCGATGGATTCCACTTAACCCTGATAGCGATCCAAAAGATCATGTATATCCAGTGTTACTGGAAGCATTGCCATAA